The Nocardioides campestrisoli genome includes a window with the following:
- a CDS encoding fatty acid desaturase family protein, whose protein sequence is MTAIERKPASQIAHLTPEDIEALGRELDQIRHDVLDTRGERDAAYIRRVIAARTGLEVAARLALMVGSRRRPAWLIGAGCLSVAKILDNMEIGHNVLHGQWDWMRDPKIHSETWNWQHASPPSQWKRAHNVQHHRFTNILGMDNDLGYGIMRVDEDQEWQPRYLVQPVWNAVNALMFEYGIATYDIELGEHLREKKGVTPELRARIVDTLKQTGKQVLRDFVVFPALSGRGWKATLGANATATVVRNVWSHSVIMCGHFPEGVETFEQPELDEDETRGEWYLRQMLGSANISGSPTMHLMCGNLSHQIEHHLFPDLPSNRYQEIAPKVRAVFERYGLSYNARPLPQQVGSAWHKVVRLSLPNGWLEETTWSNAPRQVASLFRRRSRATKGAAVAAMGRAALV, encoded by the coding sequence GTGACTGCCATCGAGAGGAAGCCCGCGAGCCAGATCGCCCACCTCACCCCTGAGGACATCGAGGCGCTCGGCCGTGAGCTGGACCAGATCCGACACGACGTCCTGGACACCCGAGGCGAGCGCGACGCGGCCTACATCCGGCGGGTGATCGCCGCCCGTACCGGGCTCGAGGTCGCCGCACGCCTGGCCCTGATGGTGGGCAGCAGGCGGCGCCCCGCCTGGCTGATCGGCGCCGGCTGCCTCTCGGTGGCCAAGATCCTCGACAACATGGAGATCGGGCACAACGTCCTGCACGGGCAGTGGGACTGGATGCGCGACCCGAAGATCCACTCCGAGACCTGGAACTGGCAGCACGCCTCGCCGCCCTCGCAGTGGAAGCGGGCCCACAACGTCCAGCACCACCGGTTCACCAACATCCTGGGCATGGACAACGACCTGGGCTACGGGATCATGCGGGTGGACGAGGACCAGGAGTGGCAGCCCCGCTACCTGGTCCAGCCGGTCTGGAACGCCGTCAACGCGCTGATGTTCGAGTACGGGATCGCCACCTACGACATCGAGCTCGGCGAGCACCTCCGGGAGAAGAAGGGCGTCACCCCCGAGCTGCGGGCCAGGATCGTGGACACGCTCAAGCAGACCGGCAAGCAGGTGCTGCGCGACTTCGTGGTCTTCCCGGCGCTCTCGGGACGCGGCTGGAAGGCCACGCTGGGTGCCAACGCCACGGCCACCGTGGTGCGCAACGTGTGGAGCCACTCGGTGATCATGTGCGGCCACTTCCCCGAGGGCGTGGAGACCTTCGAGCAGCCCGAGCTGGACGAGGACGAGACCCGAGGGGAGTGGTACCTGCGCCAGATGCTCGGCTCGGCCAACATCTCCGGCTCCCCGACCATGCACCTGATGTGCGGCAACCTCTCCCACCAGATCGAGCACCACCTGTTCCCGGACCTGCCCAGCAACCGCTACCAGGAGATCGCGCCGAAGGTGCGCGCCGTCTTCGAGCGCTACGGCCTCTCCTACAACGCGCGCCCCCTCCCGCAGCAGGTGGGCAGCGCGTGGCACAAGGTCGTCCGGCTCTCCCTGCCGAACGGCTGGCTGGAGGAGACCACCTGGTCCAACGCCCCGCGCCAGGTGGCCTCGCTCTTCCGACGCCGGAGCCGGGCCACGAAGGGTGCCGCCGTCGCGGCGATGGGCCGGGCCGCCCTGGTCTGA